The DNA region TGCCCCCGCCCGCTTTCACCTTGGCCGCGTAAGCCTCGGGATTCACCAGTGCTTCAACCGGGATGTCTTCGGCGTCTTTCCAGAGATTTTCCAACGCGTACTTCTTCCGGTTTTCCGGCGTGAAGACGTGGATCATGAGGTCAAACGCATCGACCACCAGCCAGCCACTCTCCAGGCCTTTATCCATTCCGAGGATTTTGGTGCCCGTGGCATCGATCACCTTCTCCAGCTCGACGCGCAGCGCGCGCAGATGCGGCTCGGAGTTACCAGTCGCGAGAATCAGATAATCCGTGATCGAGGATTGCTCGGAGACATCGAGCACGCGCAGATCGTCGGCTTTTTTTTCGTCGAGGGCTTTGCAAATGAGCGCGAGCAAAGCGGGATGGGCGGCAGTCGTGGGCGTGGTGGAGTTCATGCAGGTTTCAGCGATAAAGACGTTTTTCGGCGATGTGGACAATCGCCTTATGCGGGACGAAGTAATCCAGCGAAAGCCCGAGGCGGATGCGTTCACGCAGCTCCGTCGAACTGATTTCCACCAAGTGCCCGTCGCAGCGATGGAGCCGCAGCCCCGGAATCGCCGGCGTGGCTTTCACCGGATGGCCCGGGCGTTCGAGGAAGATAAACTCCACCAGCTTCGCCAGCTCCTCGATTTCCTTCCAAAGATGCAGCTTCGGCAGCTGGTCGCCGCCAATGATCCAGTAGAGCTGATCGTCCGGGAAGAGCTCCCGAAAGTGCCGGACCGAATCGATCGTGTAGCTCACGCCGCCCTTGCGCAGTTCGTAATCGGATACCTCGAAGCGATCGTCCCATTCGACGGCCGCGTGCAACATCGCGAGCCGGTCCTCCGTGGAGCACTGCACGTCATCGGGTTTCAGCGGAGCCTGAGCGGCGGGCACGAGGAAGAGCCGATCGAGCTGGTGCTGCTCGTAAGCATCCTGCGCGGCGATGAGGTGTCCGAAGTGGACGGGGTCAAAACTACCCCCAAGAAAACCGATCTTCACGGCGCGGACCGTGGGCAGCGCCCTGTGCTCCGGCAAGGGAATGTTTCAGCCGCTTCCTTTCCGACGACGCCATGCTACCTCCGCACATATCGCAAACACGCGCCCACCCCTCAGCCCACCATTGACGCCCGGCCTCCGCTCAAGAAAGTCGCCCGCTGCGTGCCACGCCCTCGTGGTGGAATGGTAGACACTTGGGACTTAAAATCCCCTGCTCGTAAGAGCGTGCCGGTTCGAGTCCGGCCGGGGGCACCAATTATGGGAGTTTGTGGGCGGGCTCAGTCCTCTGGACCCTATGTAGGCTGCACGAATGTATTAGTTTTCGATGCAGAAATAAAACCGCATCGTTCCATCGCGACAACATCCGGGACCTACCGAAAAAAGGGTAGACAATCTGTTATCGCGAAACCTGTGAGATTTAAGTCGTTTGACCTGAATTTTTGCAATTGGACTACGTTAAAACTACGTACACCGCAATTCTAGTAGCCATTGGTCGCAAACGCACACCACAAAGTTAGCCAAGAAGACAAAAACGATACATGCGGGTCGGTGCGAATGTTCATGCGCATGACGTGAAACTTCTTTGGCATGAGGGTGAACTGAATAGCTCTGACAACTAATCACAGGGCTTTGGACTTGATCGCATGAATCAGCCCAACCCCGTGGCTGCGGTGACTCCGCACCCCAAGATCGGTTATTCCATTTTTGACATTGAGATTCATGCCCGCCCTGCAAGTCCCCGGAATATCGCGGCCTATCTGCCGTCTTCCTACGTGGATCGTTACCTCGATGGTTTTCTCGGCGATAGTACCCCCAACCTGGATCAACGTGGCGGCAACGATCGTGAGGATGCGGATATTTCAGATAACTGTGTTGCCGCCAGTAATCCGGAGCTCATCGCGCGCCAGCTGCTGGATCCCTACGGGATTGAATGGGCGATTTGCACCGGTCCGATCTACAACCTGAGCACCATCGGTGACACGGACTACGCGGTAGCTTTGGCCAGCGCGTTTAACAACTGGCTGAACAACGATTTTGTCCCGCGTGATACTCGATACTACGGCGTGATCTATGTGGCCATGCAGGATCCGAAGGCTGCGGTGAAGGAGATCGAAAAGTGGGCAGGCCATCCGCGCGCGAGCCAGGTTTTCATCGGCAGCGCCGGGATTGTACCGCTCGGCCATCGCTCGAACCATATTATTTACGAAGCCGCGGCGGCGAATGGTCTGCCTGTCGCCACACACAGCACGATGGAAGGCCGCGGTATCACCGGCACTCCCACCGGAAACGGCTACTGCTCGCGCTACATCGAATACCACACCGGGCTGGCGGCGAGTGCGTTGACGAACGTGACGAGCCTTGTGTGCGAAGGTGTTTTCGCGAAAATTCCCGACTTCCGTTTCGTGCTGCTGGAATTCGGCATTTCTTGGGCGCAGCCCTTGATGTGGGCGCTCGATCGGGAGTGGAAAAGCCTGCGGTCTGAAATGCCTTTGTTGAAGGAACTGCCAAGCGAATACCTGAAACGCCAGTTGTTCTACACTACGCAGCCGATCGAGGAGCCCGACAAGACGCGCGATCTCGTGCAGACGTATCATGCGGTCAACGGGAGCAATCAGATCATGTTTTCCAGCGATTATCCGCATTGGGATTTTGACAACCCCGTCGTGATCCTGCCCGGAAGGGACAATGCAGAGCTGAAGCGCCGCATCCTTCGGGAAAATGCTCTCGCGCTTTATGGCCGCCGACTTGGATTGAAATGAGCAACGTCACCTCTCCTTCCCCAACCAAGGCTCGCAAACTGGTGCCAGCAGGTCCGGCAGATCTGTCGATCGGTGGGCGCCGCATCGTAAAGATCGATACGTATTCCATCGGTGTTTTTCGAATCGAGAGCGGTTACTACGGCATCGTGAACTACTGCCCGCACGAGGGCGCTGAGCTTTGCAAAGGCCGGCTCACGGGCACAAACCTGCCGACGGACAAGGTCTCCAACTACGAATGGGGCTGCCAGGGACGGATCCTGCGCTGCCCCTGGCACAAGTGGGAATTCGATCTCATCACCGGCCAGCACCTCGCCGATCCATCGTTCCGGGCACGCACTTATCGCGTCATCGAAAGCGAAGGACAGCTCACCATTGAACTTTGACCCCATGGACACCCCCTCTCTGAAATTTTTTGATGCCGACGTGCACGTTCGTTGGGATGATGATCGTGCGATCGCCGATCGCCTGCCCGAGTCTTGGAAAGAGCGCTGGCTGATCGGCGCGGGTCACACGCAGGCGGGCCTGCGGATCAACCCGAAGTTCTACAATCCGCACGAACCGTTTGGCCAGGGCACTCCCCGGACAGTCGGGCGGCAAGGCTTGGTGTCGGCGGAAGCGCTGGCGAAAGACTGGCTCACTCCGCAGGGAATCGATGCCGCCCTGGTGAGCGTTTACGATGCGCCGAATCTCTGTACGTTTGGCGACGTCGATTATCCGATGGAGATGGCGCGCGCGGTAAATGACTGGCTGGCCGAGGAATGGCTGGAAAAGTCGCCGGCTGTTTACGGGACCATCGTGGTGGCGACGCAAAATCCAGAGGAGGCCGCCAGAGAGATTCGTCGCGCGGCCCGTCACAACCGGATGCTGCAGGTGATGCTGCCGACCGGGAGCATGTTTCCCTATGGAAATCGGCGTTTCTATCCGATCTATGAAGCCGCGCAGGAATGCGGTTTGGCAATTGCGATTCACTCCGGCACTGAGGGCATGGGCACAAGTCCGGCGCCCACGCCGTGCGGCTGGCCGGGCACTTTGTCTGAGTTGCGAGTGACACGCTCGACCACGTTTCTCGGTCACCTGACCAGCATGATCACCGAAGGTGTGTTTGTTCGGTTTCCCGAACTGCGCGTCGTAGGTCTCGAGGTAGGCGTGGCGTGGTTGTCCACCTACCTCTGGCGGTTCGACAAAAATTACAAAGGTCTGCGTTCAGAATGTCCGTGGTTGAAGGAGTTGCCGAGTGAATACACACGACGCTTCTTCCGCTTCGGTACTCAGAGTGCAGAGCCGGGTAATCCGGCTTCCGAATTCTGGCGTTTGCTCGGATCCAATCGCCTGGATGAAACCCTGATGTTCTCGAGCAATTACCCACGATGGGATCATGAAACTCCGGTGTTCTCCCATGGCATGGCCTCCGCCGCGCCCGAAAAAATCGAGGCGTTGAAGGTCGGCGTCGCCCGTTCCACCTACCCAAGATTGCTTTGATTCCGCCTGGTCCAACGCAAAGCTGGGCTTCGTGAAACGCGGAACGAAAAAAGCGAAGCCTCCCGTTGTTGACGCGACAGGCGAGAGTTTCGAAGCGCCGCGTTCCTATGACTGGAACGCGGTGCGTTGCCGGCTCCTCTGGTGCTATCGCAATCAGCCGAACACGATCAAAGGTTCGTTTGAGACCATGAATTTCATCCTCTGGCATATGCTGGAGGGCGAAGTCGATGTGACCGCATCCGGGCCACCTGTGAAGGCGGGCAAGGGTTCGTGGATGGTGCTCGTGCCTGGATTGGGGCGGCGCACGCAAAGTTTTTCTCCGAAATCACGCATCATCTCGATTCACTTCGCGGTCGAGGTGGGCTCGGCCAAATGGGAGGGGCCGTCGGTTGCGGTCTTGAAGGGAAATCCCGAGTTGGAAGCCGCGGCCGAAGTGCTGGAACAATTCACCTATAAAAAGCACGCCGACGGCATTCCGCCGGGAGGTCCGATCCTGTCGATTTCCAGTTTCGAAGAGCAAATCGAGGTCCGGGAAAAAATCTGGGCTTTCTGGCGTATTCTCGCACCGCAGATTGCGACAGCAGGCATCCGGCTGCGCGCTCCTGATCTGACGCATCCGCTGATGGCCAAGAGCATGACGTTGATCGAAAGCTGGCCGATGGCCGCCAACTGGAATCGTCGCAAGGTATCACAAGCCGTGGGCGTGAG from Nibricoccus aquaticus includes:
- the nadD gene encoding nicotinate-nucleotide adenylyltransferase; its protein translation is MKIGFLGGSFDPVHFGHLIAAQDAYEQHQLDRLFLVPAAQAPLKPDDVQCSTEDRLAMLHAAVEWDDRFEVSDYELRKGGVSYTIDSVRHFRELFPDDQLYWIIGGDQLPKLHLWKEIEELAKLVEFIFLERPGHPVKATPAIPGLRLHRCDGHLVEISSTELRERIRLGLSLDYFVPHKAIVHIAEKRLYR
- the rsfS gene encoding ribosome silencing factor, whose amino-acid sequence is MNSTTPTTAAHPALLALICKALDEKKADDLRVLDVSEQSSITDYLILATGNSEPHLRALRVELEKVIDATGTKILGMDKGLESGWLVVDAFDLMIHVFTPENRKKYALENLWKDAEDIPVEALVNPEAYAAKVKAGGGKAAKAPAKTREAPVKAKAPRKEKATAKVKAIAKAKRVAKAQAAPKKKAAAAKKPAKKAAKKK
- a CDS encoding helix-turn-helix domain-containing protein: MKRGTKKAKPPVVDATGESFEAPRSYDWNAVRCRLLWCYRNQPNTIKGSFETMNFILWHMLEGEVDVTASGPPVKAGKGSWMVLVPGLGRRTQSFSPKSRIISIHFAVEVGSAKWEGPSVAVLKGNPELEAAAEVLEQFTYKKHADGIPPGGPILSISSFEEQIEVREKIWAFWRILAPQIATAGIRLRAPDLTHPLMAKSMTLIESWPMAANWNRRKVSQAVGVSASQLDRIWRDTCGQTPFQFWSQRRLLYACSQLQSMERGVKEIAHELGFVHLSQFSNWFRRHQHTSPRTYRYTFSG
- a CDS encoding amidohydrolase family protein, which produces MDTPSLKFFDADVHVRWDDDRAIADRLPESWKERWLIGAGHTQAGLRINPKFYNPHEPFGQGTPRTVGRQGLVSAEALAKDWLTPQGIDAALVSVYDAPNLCTFGDVDYPMEMARAVNDWLAEEWLEKSPAVYGTIVVATQNPEEAAREIRRAARHNRMLQVMLPTGSMFPYGNRRFYPIYEAAQECGLAIAIHSGTEGMGTSPAPTPCGWPGTLSELRVTRSTTFLGHLTSMITEGVFVRFPELRVVGLEVGVAWLSTYLWRFDKNYKGLRSECPWLKELPSEYTRRFFRFGTQSAEPGNPASEFWRLLGSNRLDETLMFSSNYPRWDHETPVFSHGMASAAPEKIEALKVGVARSTYPRLL
- a CDS encoding Rieske (2Fe-2S) protein, with amino-acid sequence MSNVTSPSPTKARKLVPAGPADLSIGGRRIVKIDTYSIGVFRIESGYYGIVNYCPHEGAELCKGRLTGTNLPTDKVSNYEWGCQGRILRCPWHKWEFDLITGQHLADPSFRARTYRVIESEGQLTIEL
- a CDS encoding amidohydrolase family protein; translated protein: MNQPNPVAAVTPHPKIGYSIFDIEIHARPASPRNIAAYLPSSYVDRYLDGFLGDSTPNLDQRGGNDREDADISDNCVAASNPELIARQLLDPYGIEWAICTGPIYNLSTIGDTDYAVALASAFNNWLNNDFVPRDTRYYGVIYVAMQDPKAAVKEIEKWAGHPRASQVFIGSAGIVPLGHRSNHIIYEAAAANGLPVATHSTMEGRGITGTPTGNGYCSRYIEYHTGLAASALTNVTSLVCEGVFAKIPDFRFVLLEFGISWAQPLMWALDREWKSLRSEMPLLKELPSEYLKRQLFYTTQPIEEPDKTRDLVQTYHAVNGSNQIMFSSDYPHWDFDNPVVILPGRDNAELKRRILRENALALYGRRLGLK